The following nucleotide sequence is from Halogeometricum borinquense DSM 11551.
GTCGGCGACGCGCGCGAGCCGCAAGGAAAATTAATTCACAAATTCTGGGGTGGAATATTCGTTTGTGTAGTTCAACTACTGATTCCATGCGATAGAGGAATATAAGGTCATATGCACTCTTTCTATCCTATTGAAGCCGTTTACGTCGTGCGATTTTGCCGAATCAGTTAGCCGCCATGAGATACCGTATAACGTTCGTGATACTGTCTCAGGGAAATCTTTTTATATGAATGCGGGTCTGGGTCGTGGTACGATGTCTCAACGACACACGGAGGACACTTCGTCGGATTCCCCGGCGGGTCGAGTTCTTCCAGGGCACGTTAGCTCACATTACTGAATCGGAGATTGACGGTGTACGGATTTTCGACACGACGCTGCGCGATGGCGAGCAGTCGCCACGCACCTCGTTCAGTTACGAGGAAAAGCGCGACATCGCGGCGACGCTAGACGAGATGGGAACGCACGTCATCGAGGCGGGCTTCCCGGTTAATTCGGACGCCGAGTTCGAGGCCGTCAGCGACATCGCCGCCGCCACGGACACGACCGTTTGTGGGCTGGCTCGCGTCGTCGATACAGACGTGGAGGCCGCCCTCGACGCGGGGGTGGAGATGGTTCACGTCTTCGTCAGCACCAGCGACGTGCAACTGGCCGACTCCATGCACGCCTCGAAGGAGGAAGCGGTCGAACGCGCAGTCGAGAGTGTCGAACGAGTCAAAGACGCCGGTGTCGAGGTCATGTTCTCGCCGATGGATGCGACGCGAACCGACATGACGTTCCTCGCGGAGATTCTGTCCGCGGTGGACGACGCTGGCGTCGATTGGGTGAATATTCCGGACACGTGTGGCGTCGCCACGCCGACGCGCTTTGCTAATCTGATCCGCGAAGTGCGTCAGCACACCGACGCGCACATCGACGTCCACGCGCACGACGACTTCGGACTGGCCACTGCGAACGCCATGGCGGGCTTCGAGGCTGGTGCCGCGCAGGCACAGGTGTCGGTCAACGGCATCGGTGAACGCGCGGGCAACGCCGCCTACGAGGAGGTCGTCATGTCGGCAAAGTCACTGTACGACGTAGACACGGGAATCGACACCGAACGAATCACCGAACTCTCCCGCATCGTGGAGGAAGCAAGCGACATCCCGGTGCCGGCGAACAAGCCGGTTGTCGGACGCAACGCCTTCAGCCACGAGAGCGGTATCCACGCCGCGGGCGTCATCGAGAACTCGGACACGTTCGAGCCGGGTGTGATGACTCCCGAGATGGTCGGCGCACAACGCGAGTTCGTCCTCGGCAAACACACCGGCTCACACTCCGTCCGCAAGCGACTGGAGGACGCCGGGTTCCGACCGGACGACAGCGAGGTTCGTGCGGTCACCCGCCGGGTGAAAGATACCGGCGCGGAGAAAGAGCGCGTGACGACGGCAGTGTTGACGCGCATCGCAGAGGATGTCGGTGTCGGTCACGAAGACGAGACGGAGCACGAGGAGGTTCGAGCCTGATGCCCCGCGCCCCGTTCGCTCACGACGATGAGCCACGGGTGCGCACTCACCGCCCGCGAGTCAGCAACGCTTGCGCGGCACGAAACGTTGATAACCTTGCAGGAAAATCGACCGAATACGATGCGACAGCAGACCCTCGAACAGTCGGCCGCCGGTCCCGTACAGACGGGACTCGGTACCGACGGTACGGTCGCTGTCCGGTCGCTCATTATTGTAGGGGCCGCCTAGCCCCTTCCATCCCCTCACTCTCGATTTTCGACGTTTCGCACGGCACACAGCCGCAGAGAGATTCCCAGATTCACCAGACGATGGACCACGCAGACCGTACACGCGACCAACGACCGTATCACAAACAGAAGACACCTCCCGGAGGTGAACGATGAGCGAACCCGCGCCCCCGAAACCCGACACGGACGAAGACGGGCCGACCGGACAGACGCCCGTGACCACGGGCGCGTCGGCCGTCGTCCGCGCGTTGGAGAACGCTGGCGTCGAAGCCGCTTTCGGCGTGCAGGGCGGGGCAATCATGCCCGTCTACGACGCGCTCTACGACTCCGACATCCGGCACATTACGATGGCGCACGAGCAGGGCGCGGCACACGCCGCCGACGCGTTCGGCGTCGTCCGGAACGAACCGGGCGTTTGCCTCGCTACTTCCGGCCCGGGCGCGACGAACCTCGTCACCGGAATTGCGGACGCTAACATGGATTCGGACGGCATCCTCGCCCTCACCGGGCAGGTGCCATCGAACATGGTCGGCTCCGACGCGTTTCAGGAAACCGACACCATCGGCGTCACGACGCCTATCACGAAGCACAACTACTTCGCCGCCGACTCTGACTCGGTTGGCGATACGGTGGGCGAAGCGCTCGCTCTCGCCGATGAAGGGCGACCGGGACCGACGCTCGTGGACCTGCCGAAGGACGTTACCCTCGGTGAGACGGACCGCGAACCGGGTCCGGCGGAGACGCCGAAGACGACCACGCCGCAGACGGAACCGGACGAGGCAGCCGTCGCAAACGCCGCTCGCGCTATCGAGATGGCGGAGCGACCGCTGCTCCTCTTGGGCGGCGGCGTCATCAAGGCCGACGCCACCGAGGAAGCTCGCGCGTTCGCCCACGAGTACGGAATCCCAGTGGTGACGACGATGCCGGGAATTGGCTCGTTCCCCGAGGACGACGACCTGTGTCTCTCGTGGGCGGGTATGCACGGTACCGGCTACGCCAACATGGCGATCACCCACACGGATCTGCTGATCGCCGTCGGAACGCGCTTCGACGACCGCCTGACCGGCGGTATCGACACGTTCGCCCCCGAAGCCGAAGTCATCCACATCGACATCGACCCCGCGGAGATCTCGAAGAACATCCACGCGGACTATCCGGTGGTCGGTGACGCCGCGACGGCGTTGCGGCAACTGTCCGACGAGGTGGCACAGAAGCCGGACGCCCGCGAGTGGCGCGAGCAGTGCCGGACGTGGAAGTCCGAATACCCGATGGACTACGCGACGCCCGAGGACGAACCGCTGAAACCGCAGTTCGTCGTCGAGTGTCTGGACGAGGCCACTTCCGACCGCACCATCGTCACTTCCGGCGTCGGCCAACACCAGATGTGGGCCGCACAGTACTGGACGTTCACCGAACCGCAGACGTGGGTGTCCTCGCACGGACTCGGAACGATGGGCTACGGCCTGCCGGCGGCCATCGGTGCACGACTCGCCGCCGAAGACGACCAAGAGGTCGTCTGCATCGACGGTGACGGGTCGTTCCTGATGACGATTCAGGAACTGTCCGTGGCCGTCCGCGAGGAGTTAGACATCACCGTCGCCGTCCTCAACAACGAGTACATCGGCAT
It contains:
- a CDS encoding LeuA family protein — encoded protein: MRVWVVVRCLNDTRRTLRRIPRRVEFFQGTLAHITESEIDGVRIFDTTLRDGEQSPRTSFSYEEKRDIAATLDEMGTHVIEAGFPVNSDAEFEAVSDIAAATDTTVCGLARVVDTDVEAALDAGVEMVHVFVSTSDVQLADSMHASKEEAVERAVESVERVKDAGVEVMFSPMDATRTDMTFLAEILSAVDDAGVDWVNIPDTCGVATPTRFANLIREVRQHTDAHIDVHAHDDFGLATANAMAGFEAGAAQAQVSVNGIGERAGNAAYEEVVMSAKSLYDVDTGIDTERITELSRIVEEASDIPVPANKPVVGRNAFSHESGIHAAGVIENSDTFEPGVMTPEMVGAQREFVLGKHTGSHSVRKRLEDAGFRPDDSEVRAVTRRVKDTGAEKERVTTAVLTRIAEDVGVGHEDETEHEEVRA
- the ilvB gene encoding biosynthetic-type acetolactate synthase large subunit yields the protein MSEPAPPKPDTDEDGPTGQTPVTTGASAVVRALENAGVEAAFGVQGGAIMPVYDALYDSDIRHITMAHEQGAAHAADAFGVVRNEPGVCLATSGPGATNLVTGIADANMDSDGILALTGQVPSNMVGSDAFQETDTIGVTTPITKHNYFAADSDSVGDTVGEALALADEGRPGPTLVDLPKDVTLGETDREPGPAETPKTTTPQTEPDEAAVANAARAIEMAERPLLLLGGGVIKADATEEARAFAHEYGIPVVTTMPGIGSFPEDDDLCLSWAGMHGTGYANMAITHTDLLIAVGTRFDDRLTGGIDTFAPEAEVIHIDIDPAEISKNIHADYPVVGDAATALRQLSDEVAQKPDAREWREQCRTWKSEYPMDYATPEDEPLKPQFVVECLDEATSDRTIVTSGVGQHQMWAAQYWTFTEPQTWVSSHGLGTMGYGLPAAIGARLAAEDDQEVVCIDGDGSFLMTIQELSVAVREELDITVAVLNNEYIGMVRQWQDAFFEGRRMAAQYNWCPEFDKLAEAFGARGWRVDDYDEVADAIEEAIEYDGPSVIDFHIDPAENVYPMVPSGGANGKFALTEDQL